The genomic stretch GTCCGATCCTCTTGACGCGGGTGCAGTCTCCCCGGAGGACGATCTTCGTCTCTTCCGCCGTCGCTCCGCCGTCGCCTTCAACGGTGAAGTATTTCCCGAGCGGGCTCTTCTGTTTGCCTTCCCAGACGTCGAGAGTGGCTATCTCGGCGGCTTTCTTGCCTGCGAAGTTGTCCGGAGTGATATTCTGCCCCTCGAGCATGAGCTCGGGGGGATTGGTCAGGGTGAGGGTTACTGTCTTCATGTTCATCGCCTCATTCTGTCGTATCGACCTCGATCACCCGCGGGTTGTGGAGGTGCTCCTCAAAGAGCGAGTAGTTGTCAAGTTTCACACTGTAGTGCCGGAGGAAGTGCTCGTAGATGTCTCTCTGCACCTGTGCGTTCTCCGGGACCTTCACGTCGACCCAGACCGTCCGCTTCGCGGGTTCCGCGATGACTTCTCCGTCCTGGACGGTCACGATGCCGTCTTTGACGAGCCAGGCGCACCGGGAGAAGGCCTTCTCGATCTCCGCCGGGTTCGAGGGCATATCCTCGGGGTTGAGGGCGTAGACGGCGATATCCGCATCCATGCCGGGGGCAAGCCCGCCGTAGGTGTTGCTGACGCCGAGCGCCTTTGCCGGCCCTGCACGGGTCATCTGTGCGATCTCATAGAGCGTGAGCTCGCGGTCGATACCGTCGATGGAGGTGGCGTCGATCGTCCGCTCGAGCCACTTGAACGTCTTCATCGTCTCGTCACGCGCGGCCCTGCTCATCAGCCAGGCGATGACCCGCGGATAGCGGGTGAACGGCCCGGCGTTCGGGTGGTCGGTGGTGATGAACGTCCGCATCAGGTCCTTCGAGAAGAGGGCCAGCTCCAGGCCGACGGCCCACTGGATGGTGCAGACCTTGACGTTCGGGCTGTAGATGTAGGGGACGACGCCCGCAGCGGTCTCAAGTTCGACGTCTGTGTTCGCCCACTTCAGGTGGTTGAGGGAACAGAGGTGGTGCTCGAACGGCCCGTCGGCGGTCATCGTGGTGGTCTCGTCGAGGGTCACCTGGCCCATATCGATGGTGAGGTTGTCGTGGGCGTTCACGTAGTCCATCACGTCTTTTGCCCGGGACTCGAAGTTCCCCCAGGAGTCGCCGCCGTAGGAGTGGAACTGGAGGTGCGTGAGGTGCAGCACCTGCTCGCGGCCGAACTCGTTCTTCGGGGTGTAGCCCTCTGCGAGTTTGAGCGACTCAAGCGTGTCGACGTAGTTGCCCGGGTTCCCGAGGTTGTTGCAGTGCAGGTGCACCGAGTGCGGGAGGCCGAGGTATTCGTTCGTCTCGATGAGACCCTTCACGATCTCCGCCGGGGTGATGTCGAAGTAGGGAACCGGGTCGTGGATGTTGACACAGTTCAGTCCCCATCCCCATGCCTCGGAGCCGCCGGGGTTGACGACCTTGATGCCGAACCCGCGGGTTGCCCGGAGAAGCCAGGCGGTGTACGCGGCGTTGTTCTCGATCTCGTTGTTCTTCAGGTACTCGAGGGTGAACCAGTTGTTTCCGAAGACCGGCATCGCGGCGTTATCGATGATCGGGGTATCGCGGATCTCCTCGTGGACGTGTGGGGAGTGGAGCGGGGGCATCGCCGCCTCGTTGACGAAGACGTAGCCCATCCGCGCGTAGTCGTAGCCGGTCTTGAACGTCGAGGGGACGGAGAAGCCCATCTCCATGCGGCTGCACGTAGGGGATTTGTGGGGGCTCTTGAAGAGCTTGTCCTCAGGCCGGAAGAGCCGGCCGACGTTCACCTTCGGCCCGACGACGTGGGAGTGGACATCCACGCCGCCCGCCATCACGGTCATGCCGGCGGCGTCGATCGTCTTCGGGCTCGAGAGAGTGCCCGGTTCGACGATCTTGCCGTCCTTGACTCCGATATCCATGCGGTCGCCCTTGATCCCCTGCAGGGGGTCGAAGACGAACCCGTTCTTGATCAGTAGTTCGCTCATGCTTCACTCCTCCGCGCGGACGCCGACCGGGGCGACCTTCGCAGGCCCCTTCGCAGCCTCTTCCGCTTCCAGTTCGCCGAGCCGCTTGAAGATCCGCTCGAAGAGCTCCTCGTCGCTGATGACGCCTTCGGGCGGGTCGATGACCTTGCGGTACTGGATCGGGACGTTGTCCATCCGATAGACGATGCCCGGAACCTCGACCCCGACGATCCCTACCGGGATATGGAGGTCGGAGATCTCGCTCGCCATGCAGATGTTCGGGTCGATGGTGATCCAGGGGTGCTTCCGGAGATGCTTGACCGCCTCGATCGGGAAGTGGGCGCCCGCATCCGTCCCTATGTTGACGAAGGCATCCACCTCGTCCCGCATCGCAAGGTCGACGGAACTCGTCTCGCCGGGGTTCATGTGGGCGATGTCCTTCTTCGTCAGGTCGAGACAGTAGGGGAACCCGTACTGCCATGACCAGACCGCGCCCGGTCCGGTGATGTTGTAGTGGCCCCGCATCGCCATGATCGTCCACTTGGTGAAGTCGTTCAGGTCGCGGGTCAGGCTGATGGCGATGTCCACGTTGTGGTTCCGGCCGTCGGAGTGGCAGAGCCCCATTCCGTAGAAGATGGTGCCGAACCGGGCCTTCTTCATGATCTCGGCGACCTCGAGGATCTGCTCGCGCTTGATCCCGGCGACCTCCTCGGGGATCTCGTGGCCGCGGACGACGGCGCGGAACGCGTTGAAGAGATCATAGTCGTGCCCCTGCTTCACCCGCAGGTAGATGTCCGCCACCTGAGCGGTGTCGGTGTGGCGGGGGTCGATGACGATGATCTTGCGGCTCTTGTGGCCCTTGCCGGTGAAGAACCCGCGGGGGAAGATCGAGTAGCGGGACATGTGCCGCGGGTGGGCGTGGGCCGGGTTTGCGCCCCAGTAGACGATGACGTCCGCCCGGTTCTTCGTCTCGCCGAGGGTGCAGCTCGGGTAGCCGTTGTCGAATATCGCGAGGAACGAACTTCCGTGGCAGATGGACGCGCAGTTATCGAGCACGGCCCCTGCCCTCTCGGCGACCTTGGCCGCGGCGGCCATGCCCTCGCAGTTGGTCGACCCGAACCCGTAGATCAGGGGTTTCTTCGCGTTGTAGAGGACTTTCGCCGCGTAGTCGACTGCCTCGTCGTAGGAGATATCCTTGTAGGTGCCGTCCGGCTGGCGGAGACGGGGCAGCTTGACTCTCTCGCCGCCCGTCGCGTGGTGGAAGATCTGGTTGCCGATAGCGCAGGCGTTCTCCACCTCGAGGATCTTCTTTCCGTCGTCCGATACGGTCACGACAAGGTCGTCGCAGCAGACGCCGCAGTATGGGCATCCGACGTTCTCAATCTTCTTTGGCATTATTGATCACCTCTCCACATCCCGACGGCCCCCTGAACGAGCTCGAGCGCGCTCTTGCGCCGCTCACCGTTCGCCGGTTCGACCGTCACGGGAAAACCGCTGTACTGTGGTTCCCCGGTCGCCTGGGTCCGGGGGGGCACCACCTGGTTTGCCCAGACACCCTGCGGGATGAATGCAAGGCCGGGGTAGAGCGACTGGCGCCCCTTGACGACCTTGACGACCACGCTTCCGCATTCACTCGTCACCCGTACCAGCTGGTTCGGAACCAGACCGAGCGCTTTGACGTCGTCGTCGTGCATCTCGATGATCGAGCAGGCCTCGAAGTATTCCGGGGTCGTTTTGCCCTTTTCCATCGCAACGCCTTCTTCGATGGAGCGCTGGGTGATCATGTTCAATGTAATCCTGTTCGCCATGGTTTTGCCTCGATGTAGTTGGTATGGCCGGCCTCCCGAACACCGGGAGGTCGGCCGGATGGGGTGCGGTAACCCCGGCAACGCCCATTATCAGGTACTCCGTTCTGGGAGGATCTGCCGGGATTCTCCGTACCCGGCAAGCAGAACCTTCCGGCATGGGGGCCCTGCTCACCCGGGGAAACGAAACATCCGGGCGGAGCACCGGGCGGATCGTTTTGTCATAACTTGTAATGTTTTGTATTTAACCATTCCGGATTTGTAATCAACTAAAGGTTACGGGATTTATTTCTGGGTGTTTGAAACCGGTTATTTTTTACCTGGCGGAATGATCTGTTATGTATTGCAGGATAGTTGCAGAACGGGGGCTGTGGAGTGGCGGTAGCAGGATCTGTCGTGCTCGTCGCCCGGGATAGGCCGGATTGTAGAAGTGTTATATAATTACATTCTTTTTACTTCCGGCTGTTGTCAGAAGTATTTGAAAAAGGGGGTCTGGATCTCAGGTTCCCGGGAAAACCCTCCCTCGGGAGGGTAGGATTATATATCTTTATGACCAACCTAGATATCCAGGTACATTTGGGTACTTTCCTGGTGAAACAATTTTAATTATTATTATTAATGTTGTCCCACGTAATATTTAATATGTCCCCTTTGCCTGCCTTCCCTCCCGGGCGATAACGCCTGATAGGCGGCGTTGAGAAATCCTTTTTAAGGAGCGGGTTCAATTATTCGATCAATCGCATCCCGATTTTAAAATATCCAATTGGGAATATATTTGATATTAATATTATTTTTTGCAAAAAAGCCCGTCTTGTTTCGCAAATTTTATTAACAACTCTCCTTCTACTCTTATAGTCCCTTTTGGGACGTGCAGTAGCGGCCTTCAGGGATCTAGAACAGATGACTGTCATGATCCCTTGCATGAACGGAACGTATTGAACAAGGGTAAAAGGATGAAATACTATGGCTAAATACACGGAAACAATCGATCTCTATTCTGATGACGGGAAGCTGCTCAAGAGCGGCGTCACCCTCGACAGGATCAGCCCGCTGGTTAACCCGGCCACAGGTAAGATCATCGACCTGACCAAGAGAACGATCAGCGTAAACCTTGGCGGCATCCAGGACGCGCTCAAGGTCGGCAAGCTTGGAAAGGGCAAGATCAAGGGAAGAGAACTCGACCTCCCGATCATGGAGAACAAGGACGCGATCGTCGCCAAGATCAAGGAGATGATCCAGGTCACCGAGGGCGACGACACCGAGATCCTGGAGTTCAACGGCGGCAAGCTCCTGCTCGTCCAGGTTCCGACGAAGCGCCTGGTCAACGCGTCCACCTATGACGCCGCGATCACCTCGGTTGCAGCCGCGACCACCTTCTCGATCGTTGACCAGTTCAACGTCGACGCCTTCAATGCATCCACCGTCAAGGCGGCCTGCTGGGGCAGCTACCCCCACACGCAGGACATGGAAGGCGCGCTTGTCACGTCGATCCTGACGATCCCCCAGAACAACGAGGGTATCGGCTACGCTCTCCGGAACATCCCGGTCAACCACACGGTCATGATGACCGGCAGGAACGCCCTGCAGGGTGCAGCACTCGCATCCACCCTCGAGACCGCCGGTATCTTTGAGATGGGATCCGCCGTCGGGCCGTTCGAGCGCGCCCAGCTGCTCGCCTACGCTTACCAGGGCCTGAACGCGAACAACATGGTCTACGACCTCGTCAAGGCGAACGGCCAGACCGGAACCGTCGGTACCGTCGTCCAGAGCCTGGTCGAGCGCGCCATCGAGGACAAGGTCATCGTCCCCGGCAAGAAGGGCGGGTACTTCCAGTTCTACGACACGAAGGACCCCATGCTCTGGAACGCCTACGCCGCCGCAGGAACCATGGCAGCCACCATCGTCAACTGTGGTGCCGGACGGTTCGCCCAGGCAGTCTCCGCGACGCTCCTCTACTTCAACGACCTGCTCGAGCACGAGACCGGTCTCCCGAGCACCGACTACGGTCGTGTCATGGGTACCGCCGTCGGATTTTCGTTCTTCAGCCACTCGATCTACGGTGGTGGCGGCCCCGGTATCTTCAACGGCAACCACGTCGTGACCCGGCACGCAAACGGTGTGGCTATCCCGTGCGTGGTCGCCGCAGCGGCACTCGACGCCGGAACCCAGATGTTCTCGCCCGAGAGCACCTCCAAGCTCTTCGCCGACACCTACGGTAAGATCGACGTCTTCAACAAGCCGATCGACCAGATCGCCAACGGAGCCTGAGCGAGCAGAGATTCGAATGACGAACGCCGAATTTCCGCAGGTCCGGATTGTGCCCATACGGATGCTCAAGCCCGCGACCGCAGAACGCCTGCTCAATATGCTTGCCGGCACTGCCGGCATCCGCCGGATGATGATCCATGGGCCCGGCCTGCCGAAGACAGTCCCTTACGGGCCGGCACGAGGAAGCCCGAACCCTCACTCCGACCGCAAAGCAATCCGCATCGCCGATGCCGAGATTGCACTGCGCGTCCAGGTGGGTACGGTCATCCTGGAGGTCGAGGACGCTTCCGTTATCGAGGAGATCCGGTCGCTCTGCGACGATTTCTTTGTGGAGTTCCCCTATCTGCTCCAGGAAGGCAAGTTCATGAAGACCTCCCCGACGCTCGTGGACTACGCGAAGTATGGGCCGGACGCCGATACATCGCTCGTCGGTCTCACGGACCCCCGGAACAGGGAGAGCCCGGTGATTCTTCGGACGGAACAGTGACATGAGGCGCATAAATTCCGGAAATATGGCTGAAACTCATTCAAGACAGGAAATGGATAAGATATCAATCACTTTGAGGTGAATGGAAAAATGGCATACAAGCCCCAGTACGGTCCCGGGACATCGGTTGTCGCCGAGAACCGGCGCAAACAGATGAACCCCAACCAGAAGCTTGAGAAGGTTCGTTCCGTAACAGATGAGGACATCGTGCTGATCCTCGGCCACCGCGCTCCTGGATCGGCATACCCGACGGCTCACCCGCCGCTCGCCGAGCAGCAGGAGCCCAACTGCCCCATGCGCAAGCTCGTCAAGCCTACCGACGGTGCGAAGGCCGGCGACCGCGTCCGCTACATCCAGTTTGCAGACTCGATGTTCAACGCCCCCTCGCAGCCCTACCAGCGGACTTACACCGAGATGTACCGCTTCCGCGGTATTGACCCCGGTACGCTCTCCGGCCGTCAGATCGTCGAGTGCCGCGAGCGTGACCTCGAGAAGTACTCGAAGGATCTCATCGAGACCGAGATGTTCGACCCCGCTCTCGTCGGCATCCGCGGTGCGACCGTGCACGGCCACTCGCTCCGTCTCGCTGAAGACGGCATGATGTTCGACATGCTCCAGAGGAACGTCCTCGGTGAGGACGGCATCGTCAAGTACGTCAAGAACCAGATCGGCGAGCCCCTCGACCGCGCGGTTGCCGTCGGCAAGCCCATGGACGAGAAGTGGCTCAAGGCCCACACGACGATCTTCCACTCGCTCGTCGGAACCGCCTACCGTGACGACGCCGAGTACGTCGAATATGTCCAGCGCATCCACTCGCTGCGCACGAAATACGGCTTCATGCCGAAAGAGGAGTGATTACAATGGCAAAGATTGAGAGATCCCAGAAACTGTTCCTGAAGGCACTCAAGGAGAAGTTCCAGGGCCAGGACGTCGAGTCCGAGACCGCTGAGTTCTACAAGTTCAACGGCGTCCGGCAGTCCCCCCGTAAGATGGAGTTCATGAAGGCGAGCCGCGCCGTCGAGATGGATCGCGGTATCTCCATGTACGACCCCGAGCGCTGCCACCTTGGCGGTATCCCGATGGGCCAGCGCCAGCTGATGACCTACGAGGTCTCCGGCACCGGTGTCTTCGTGGAGGGCGACGACCTGCACTTCGTCAACAACTCCGCGATGCAGCAGATGTGGGACGACATCCGCCGGACCGTTATCGTCGGGATGGACCTCGCCCACCAGACGCTGCAGAAGCGTCTCGGTAAGGAAGTCACCCCCGAGACGATCAACGAGTACCTCCACATCCTGAACCACGCGATGCCCGGCGGCGCAGTCGTCCAGGAGCACATGGTCGAGACCCACCCCGGCCTTGTCGACGACTGTTACGTCAAGGTCTTCACCGGCGACCAGGAACTCGCCGACGACATCGAGCCCCAGTTCCTGCTGAACATCGAGAAGCTCTTCCCCGCCAAGCAGGCCGAGGAACTCAAGGCCGAGGTCGGCAAGAGCATGTATCAGGCGATCCACATCCCGACCGCGGTCTCGAGGACCTGCGACGGTGGAACGACCTCCCGGTGGTCTGCGATGCAGATCGGTATGTCCTTCATCGCCGCCTACCGGATGTGCGCCGGTGAAGCGGCCGTCGCCGACCTCTCCTACGCTGCAAAGCACGCAGGCGTCGTCCAGATGGGCTCGATCCTGCCCGCCCGGCGTGCCCGTGGCCCGAACGAGCCCGGTGGCATCAAGTTCGGCCTCTTCGCCGATATCATCCAGGCGAACCGCAAGTACCCCAACGACCCCGCAAAGGCTGCCCTTGAGGTTGTCGGCGCCGGAACCATGCTCTACGACCAGATCTGGCTCGGCTCCTACATGTCCGGCGGTGTCGGATTCACCCAGTACGCAACCGCGGCCTACACCGACAACATCCTCGACGAGTTCACCTACTACGGTATGGACTACATCAAGGACAAGTACAAGGTCGACTGGAAGAACCCGAGCCCCAAGGACAAGATCAAGCCGACCCAGGATATCGTCAACGACATGGCAACCGAGGTCACCCTCAACGCCATGGAGCAGTACGAGCAGTACCCGACCATGATGGAGGACCACTTCGGCGGTTCCCAGCGTGCCGGTGTCATCGCCGCCGCGTCCGGTCTGACGACCGCCATCGCGACCGGAAACTCGAACGCCGGCCTGAACGCCTGGTACCTCTCCATGCTCCTGCACAAGGACGGATGGTCGCGTCTCGGCTTCTTCGGCTACGACCTCCAGGACCAGTGCGGGTCCGCGAACTCCCTCTCCATGGAGTCCGACCGCGGTCTGATGGGAGAACTGCGTGGTCCGAACTACCCGAACTACGCGATGAACGTCGGCCACCAGGGCGAGTACGCCGCTATCGTCGCCAGTTCCCACTACGGCCGCAGCGACGCGTTCTGCTACAGCCCGCTCGTGAAGGTCTGCTTCGCCGACCCGGCCCTGAGGTTCGACTTCGCCGAGCCCCGCCGCGAGTTCGCGAAGGGTGCCATCCGCGAGTTCATGCCCGCCGGCGAGCGCTCCCTCATCATCCCGGCGCGGTAAACAACTCCATAACCCCTTTTTATTTGCACGTCCTCATAATCCGCGATCGCAAACATTCCTGCCGATCAGCTGGAGAAGGTGGAGCGAGTGGTTCTCACTCGCCCACGTATTATGAGGTTAAACGTTTGTATCACAATATATGCTGTTTTAATGGCGAAGCGTCGCATCTTCCGGCTTCTCCGTCCGTAAAGAGCCCGCCCCGGTCACCGTGAGGCGCGCGGGGGTTGTACACCCATTTGCCGCTCTTCGCGTCCTTCGCGGCTTCGCGTGAGTTAACGGGTGCAGTTAATGATACAGCCTCACGCGAAGAACGCGAAGCCGCGAAGTGTGACTGGCCGAAGGGTGCGACGGACGGACGCCCGGAGATTGAGAAACCCGAAGGGTTTAGAGTCAGGAGCGTGAGCACCGTCAGGTGCGAAGTGACGACTCCCCTGCAATCCCTTCTCATCCCCACCAAACCCCCTATATCGCCGGACCTCCAACACTCCCGTAAGAGAAACCCGGAGGAGGAGTTCATAACATGACAACCGGCGGCAGGATCGTCCTGCACGTGGATATGGACAGTTTCTTCGCCTCGGTCGAGGTCCGCCGCAATCCGTCCCTTGCCGGGAAGCCGGTGATCGTGGGTGCCGACCCGAAGGGAGGGGCGGGCCGCGGGGTCGTGAGCACCTGCTCCTACGAGGCCCGCCGCTACGGGGTGCACTCCGGCATGCCGATCTCCCGGGCATTCGACCTCTGCCCGCACGGCGTCTATCTT from Methanoculleus chikugoensis encodes the following:
- a CDS encoding formylmethanofuran dehydrogenase subunit A → MSELLIKNGFVFDPLQGIKGDRMDIGVKDGKIVEPGTLSSPKTIDAAGMTVMAGGVDVHSHVVGPKVNVGRLFRPEDKLFKSPHKSPTCSRMEMGFSVPSTFKTGYDYARMGYVFVNEAAMPPLHSPHVHEEIRDTPIIDNAAMPVFGNNWFTLEYLKNNEIENNAAYTAWLLRATRGFGIKVVNPGGSEAWGWGLNCVNIHDPVPYFDITPAEIVKGLIETNEYLGLPHSVHLHCNNLGNPGNYVDTLESLKLAEGYTPKNEFGREQVLHLTHLQFHSYGGDSWGNFESRAKDVMDYVNAHDNLTIDMGQVTLDETTTMTADGPFEHHLCSLNHLKWANTDVELETAAGVVPYIYSPNVKVCTIQWAVGLELALFSKDLMRTFITTDHPNAGPFTRYPRVIAWLMSRAARDETMKTFKWLERTIDATSIDGIDRELTLYEIAQMTRAGPAKALGVSNTYGGLAPGMDADIAVYALNPEDMPSNPAEIEKAFSRCAWLVKDGIVTVQDGEVIAEPAKRTVWVDVKVPENAQVQRDIYEHFLRHYSVKLDNYSLFEEHLHNPRVIEVDTTE
- a CDS encoding formylmethanofuran dehydrogenase subunit B; translated protein: MPKKIENVGCPYCGVCCDDLVVTVSDDGKKILEVENACAIGNQIFHHATGGERVKLPRLRQPDGTYKDISYDEAVDYAAKVLYNAKKPLIYGFGSTNCEGMAAAAKVAERAGAVLDNCASICHGSSFLAIFDNGYPSCTLGETKNRADVIVYWGANPAHAHPRHMSRYSIFPRGFFTGKGHKSRKIIVIDPRHTDTAQVADIYLRVKQGHDYDLFNAFRAVVRGHEIPEEVAGIKREQILEVAEIMKKARFGTIFYGMGLCHSDGRNHNVDIAISLTRDLNDFTKWTIMAMRGHYNITGPGAVWSWQYGFPYCLDLTKKDIAHMNPGETSSVDLAMRDEVDAFVNIGTDAGAHFPIEAVKHLRKHPWITIDPNICMASEISDLHIPVGIVGVEVPGIVYRMDNVPIQYRKVIDPPEGVISDEELFERIFKRLGELEAEEAAKGPAKVAPVGVRAEE
- a CDS encoding molybdopterin dinucleotide binding domain-containing protein yields the protein MANRITLNMITQRSIEEGVAMEKGKTTPEYFEACSIIEMHDDDVKALGLVPNQLVRVTSECGSVVVKVVKGRQSLYPGLAFIPQGVWANQVVPPRTQATGEPQYSGFPVTVEPANGERRKSALELVQGAVGMWRGDQ
- the mcrB gene encoding coenzyme-B sulfoethylthiotransferase subunit beta, which translates into the protein MAKYTETIDLYSDDGKLLKSGVTLDRISPLVNPATGKIIDLTKRTISVNLGGIQDALKVGKLGKGKIKGRELDLPIMENKDAIVAKIKEMIQVTEGDDTEILEFNGGKLLLVQVPTKRLVNASTYDAAITSVAAATTFSIVDQFNVDAFNASTVKAACWGSYPHTQDMEGALVTSILTIPQNNEGIGYALRNIPVNHTVMMTGRNALQGAALASTLETAGIFEMGSAVGPFERAQLLAYAYQGLNANNMVYDLVKANGQTGTVGTVVQSLVERAIEDKVIVPGKKGGYFQFYDTKDPMLWNAYAAAGTMAATIVNCGAGRFAQAVSATLLYFNDLLEHETGLPSTDYGRVMGTAVGFSFFSHSIYGGGGPGIFNGNHVVTRHANGVAIPCVVAAAALDAGTQMFSPESTSKLFADTYGKIDVFNKPIDQIANGA
- the mcrD gene encoding methyl-coenzyme M reductase operon protein D — its product is MTNAEFPQVRIVPIRMLKPATAERLLNMLAGTAGIRRMMIHGPGLPKTVPYGPARGSPNPHSDRKAIRIADAEIALRVQVGTVILEVEDASVIEEIRSLCDDFFVEFPYLLQEGKFMKTSPTLVDYAKYGPDADTSLVGLTDPRNRESPVILRTEQ
- the mcrG gene encoding coenzyme-B sulfoethylthiotransferase subunit gamma; translation: MAYKPQYGPGTSVVAENRRKQMNPNQKLEKVRSVTDEDIVLILGHRAPGSAYPTAHPPLAEQQEPNCPMRKLVKPTDGAKAGDRVRYIQFADSMFNAPSQPYQRTYTEMYRFRGIDPGTLSGRQIVECRERDLEKYSKDLIETEMFDPALVGIRGATVHGHSLRLAEDGMMFDMLQRNVLGEDGIVKYVKNQIGEPLDRAVAVGKPMDEKWLKAHTTIFHSLVGTAYRDDAEYVEYVQRIHSLRTKYGFMPKEE
- the mcrA gene encoding coenzyme-B sulfoethylthiotransferase subunit alpha — protein: MAKIERSQKLFLKALKEKFQGQDVESETAEFYKFNGVRQSPRKMEFMKASRAVEMDRGISMYDPERCHLGGIPMGQRQLMTYEVSGTGVFVEGDDLHFVNNSAMQQMWDDIRRTVIVGMDLAHQTLQKRLGKEVTPETINEYLHILNHAMPGGAVVQEHMVETHPGLVDDCYVKVFTGDQELADDIEPQFLLNIEKLFPAKQAEELKAEVGKSMYQAIHIPTAVSRTCDGGTTSRWSAMQIGMSFIAAYRMCAGEAAVADLSYAAKHAGVVQMGSILPARRARGPNEPGGIKFGLFADIIQANRKYPNDPAKAALEVVGAGTMLYDQIWLGSYMSGGVGFTQYATAAYTDNILDEFTYYGMDYIKDKYKVDWKNPSPKDKIKPTQDIVNDMATEVTLNAMEQYEQYPTMMEDHFGGSQRAGVIAAASGLTTAIATGNSNAGLNAWYLSMLLHKDGWSRLGFFGYDLQDQCGSANSLSMESDRGLMGELRGPNYPNYAMNVGHQGEYAAIVASSHYGRSDAFCYSPLVKVCFADPALRFDFAEPRREFAKGAIREFMPAGERSLIIPAR